The Pyrenophora tritici-repentis strain M4 chromosome 2, whole genome shotgun sequence genome window below encodes:
- a CDS encoding DUF1421 multi-domain protein yields the protein MSFDAYIQRADDYITKQIHKYEQQKRGRRSPPRANGYQQMPPQGPHHRQQSSQGGYPGSPAPQGGQYAQPPATPMVPHGWSQEFDPRSQKWYYVDRSTGRSQWNPPSHAPPRASTFQPDATMPSPHHLYTREDENRARSNSHPQRPTSSPGEHGQHLNPPQHGGHGSGRLSPSMQLPPGSHLDLSTGRVVSGMFPEVQNQKSWAQSLQRI from the coding sequence ATGTCCTTCGACGCCTACATCCAACGCGCAGACGACTACATCACCAAGCAAATCCACAAGTACGAGCAACAGAAACGAGGAAGAAGATCTCCACCCCGCGCAAACGGGTACCAGCAAATGCCTCCCCAAGGCCCACACCACAGACAGCAATCATCACAGGGTGGCTATCCCGGAAGCCCGGCCCCACAAGGCGGTCAATACGCTCAACCACCCGCCACTCCCATGGTACCACACGGATGGTCCCAAGAGTTCGATCCTCGCAGTCAAAAATGGTATTACGTCGACAGATCAACGGGGAGAAGTCAATGGAACCCACCATCCCACGCACCGCCGCGCGCATCAACGTTTCAGCCTGATGCCACAATGCCCAGTCCACATCACCTCTACACCCGAGAAGACGAGAACCGAGCACGGTCAAATTCGCACCCGCAACGCCCTACGTCTAGCCCAGGTGAGCATGGACAACATTTAAATCCTCCTCAGCATGGTGGTCATGGATCTGGCAGACTAAGTCCTTCGATGCAGCTGCCTCCGGGGTCGCACCTGGATTTGAGTACAGGGAGGGTTGTCAGTGGTATGTTTCCTGAGGTGCAGAATCAAAAAAGCTGGGCACAGTCGTTGCAGAGGATATGA
- a CDS encoding Arp, Ankyrin repeat protein, with product MPAELTRSEPQAILASLARQLSCLEPGKPLLEPSVSLYREKEAEGFASGPLQMDETLNLVLQLIAQYPLTTIVIDAMDECDPQKRHELLKALEKILQNSSSLVKIFVSSRNDQDIVLRLRNYPNLEIDSRRNCDDIARFVNEQVEELVQDGRLLSYSDSETEMKKLIVGKVIEGAAGMFRWASMQLQYLCSFELDDDIKSSLGRLPPDLNTLYDELYEMLSTKPGRVQVAVFKNTLCWLLCARKTLSTEELLCAVSIDSESGSSVKVPSKDLVLKICNNFIVFDPQLDTFRFAHLSVREYLEQRPEYGSTTTNALAAEMCLWIVLSASSNIATEKLLLQLGYSANALPKAFEQICTYADIYWPEHCKSAEEQRRSGKLKKMLQHMLSGFGGSGSIIALWNKRLRKHLAEYDYWDVKMPLEDTFPRVDSETCIGIFVSCAFDFEELIGAKVEDSAEAKDSLNRNNRSPLHIATTNGSCASVAKLLMMDQPRVETTQEVVVAAARSYRNGKEIMTLLLDKRSNEVQITQEVVVAAAGNEYNGKEIITLLLDKRGDEVQITQEVVVAAAGNYGNGKEVMTLLLNKRGDEVQITQEVVVAAVGNEYNSKEIITLLLNKRGDEVQITQEVVVAAAGNNRKEVMTLLLDKRGDEVQITQEVVVAAAGNNGKEIITLLLDKRGDKVQITQEIVVSIAQSFDAKVMTLLLKKRGDEVQITQEVVVAAAGNEDGGGVVKYLHQIAAIDITDAVIQSAATSGQESTLRLFDHWAKTSIVKKTWFDIAGLCAAAKKGDGEAVLKFTQQGVPPDERDTRRVTPLWHAAARGHTGTVRALLETNAVNVNAASVSKLTPLFWPAAHGYVEVVKLLLDYGAQQSYEDKDGRSPLTIARIYGQTKVVEILETKNVRNLSVGA from the exons atgccAGCAGAGCTTACGCGTTCTGAACCGCAAGCAATACTTGCCAGTCTTGCGAGACAGCTATCGTGCCTTGAGCCTGGAAAGCCTCTACTTGAACCTAGCGTCAGCCTCTACAGAGAAAAGGAAGCGGAAGGGTTTGCGTCTGGGCCGCTCCAGATGGACGAAACCCTCAATCTTGTCCTACAGCTCATCGCGCAGTATCCATTAACGACCATTGTGATTGATGCCATGGATGAATGCGACCCCCAGAAACGACATGAGTTGCTTAAAGCTCTGGAGAAGATCCTCCAAAACTCGTCTAGCCTCGTTAAGATATTTGTATCAAGTCGAAACGACCAAGATATCGTCTTGCGTTTGCGAAATTATCCGAACCTCGAGATTGATTCCCGGAGAAATTGTGATGATATCGCGCGGTTCGTAAACGAACAAGTAGAGGAACTTGTTCAAGACGGAAGGCTGTTATCGTACAGCGACTCCGAGACAGAGATGAAGAAGCTCATCGTAGGCAAGGTGATTGAGGGTGCTGCTGGAAT GTTTCGTTGGGCAAGCATGCAGCTGCAGTACCTCTGCTCGTTTGAGCTGGACGATGACATCAAGAGCAGCCTCGGTCGACTTCCGCCTGACCTGAATACTCTCTATGACGAACTTTACGAGATGCTTTCTACGAAGCCAGGTCGAGTCCAGGTAGCAGTATTCAAGAATACTCTTTGCTGGCTTTTGTGCGCTCGGAAAACATTGAGTACTGAAGAACTCCTGTGTGCAGTTTCAATAGATTCCGAGTCGGGAAGTAGCGTGAAGGTACCGTCGAAGGATCTCGTGTTAAAGATTTGCAACAATTTCATCGTCTTCGATCCGCAGCTAGACACATTTCGTTTTGCACATCTCTCCGTCCGAGAATACCTGGAGCAGAGGCCTGAATACGGTAGTACAACGACAAACGCTCTAGCAGCAGAGATGTGTCTCTGGATTGTGCTGTCCGCTAGCTCCAACATTGCTACCGAGAAATTGCTGCTCCAGCTGGGCTACTCTGCGAATGCTTTACCGAAGGCCTTTGAACAGATATGCACATATGCGGATATCTACTGGCCTGAGCATTGTAAGTCAGCAGAAGAGCAAAGACGCTCCGGAAAGCTGAAAAAGATGTTACAACACATGTTATCAGGTTTTGGCGGCTCGGGCTCCATTATCGCGCTATGGAACAAGCGGCTACGGAAGCATTTAGCAGAGTATGACTACTGGGATGTGAAAATGCCACTAGAGGACACATTCCCGAGGGTAGACTCAGAAACGTGTATTGGTATATTCGTCTCGTGCGCTTTCGATTTTGAGGAATTAATAGGGGCTAAAGTCGAAGATTCAGCAGAAGCAAAGGATTCTCTGAACCGGAACAACCGGAGCCCTCTACACATTGCAACGACGAACGGAAGTTGTGCAAGCGTAGCAAAACTGCTGATGATGGACCAGCCTCGTGTAGAAACCACGCAAGAAGTGGTGGTCGCAGCTGCAAGGAGCTACCGCAACGGCAAGGAAATCATGACACTGCTTCTCGACAAGCGCAGCAACGAGGTCCAGATCACGCAAGAAGTGGTCGTCGCAGCTGCAGGGAACGAATATAACGGCAAGGAAATCATAACACTACTTCTCGACAAGCGCGGAGACGAGGTCCAGATCACGCAAGAAGTGGTCGTCGCAGCTGCAGGGAACTACGGCAACGGCAAGGAAGTCATGACACTACTTCTCAACAAGCGCGGAGACGAGGTCCAGATCACGCAAGAAGTGGTCGTCGCAGCTGTAGGGAACGAATACAACAGCAAGGAAATCATAACACTGCTTCTCAACAAGCGCGGAGACGAGGTCCAGATCACGCAAGAAGTGGTCGTCGCAGCTGCAGGGAACAACCGCAAGGAAGTCATGACACTGCTTCTCGACAAGCGCGGAGACGAGGTCCAGATCACACAAGAAGTGGTCGTCGCAGCTGCAGGGAACAACGGCAAGGAAATCATAACACTGCTTCTCGACAAGCGCGGAGACAAGGTCCAGATCACGCAAGAGATAGTAGTGTCTATTGCGCAGAGTTTTGATGCGAAAGTCATGACACTACTTCTCAAAAAGCGCGGAGACGAGGTCCAGATCACGCAAGAAGTGGTCGTTGCAGCTGCAGGGAACGAAGACGGTGGGGGGGTCGTCAAATACCTGCATCAAATAGCAGCCATCGACATAACGGATGCTGTGATTCAGTCGGCAGCGACCAGCGGTCAGGAAAGCACTCTTCGTCTTTTCGATCACTGGGCTAAGACTAGTATCGTGAAAAAAACTTGGTTTGACATCGCAGGTCTTTGCGCTGCTGCGAAGAAAGGAGACGGAGAGGCTGTCCTCAAATTCACTCAACAAGGTGTTCCTCCAGATGAACGAGACACTAGAAGAGTAACTCCGCTGTGGCATGCAGCCGCTCGCGGTCATACAGGCACCGTCCGTGCTCTTCTAGAGACAAACGCTGTGAATGTAAATGCAGCAAGCGTTAGCAAACTCACGCCGCTCTTCTGGCCTGCCGCTCATGGTTATGTAGAAGTAGTCAAATTACTTCTTGATTATGGAGCGCAACAGAGCTATGAGGACAAGGATGGCCGGTCTCCGCTTACTATTGCACGTATCTATGGACAAACCAAAGTGGTGGAGATTCTTGAAACCAAGAATGTCCGAAACCTGTCTGTAGGAGCATGA
- a CDS encoding Dimer-Tnp-hAT domain containing protein: MPAKRTRVNALEIATTSKRPRVAARHRGTASQPVLVDTRPFSPSPPPPPLSPRQALVAAPQAPNFEATLRESRAEETIIPPPEGSEHATVAASGAASEAVDEGFVWVEDKYDGFNWSRYPKHCKPPTSLSNRASWVYSHGYRIALRSNVAKVTWICHYCYKHKFTTVGRGIHDVSQSPSAPARHLGEDKKGHGLKPPSKRTTVAPRKETLLERALQKGCSQAVANELTNFNIQEFRLAAVTWLVENNLPLSQFESSSFRNMIQLASVEAERALWASYNSVSRYVIRLYNYLLLKVVASLSESMSKVHISFDGWTTKGGKRGYLGIVAHYVDSSGELRDLPIALPQLTGAHTGEAMAEVVMAIFKQFEITVGKLGYFVLDNAHNNNTTINTLALQMGFSATERRLRCGPHTLNLIGQMLLWGEEKESYDNEETERVNEAENMATWRGDGPLGVLLAVINYIKTPQQYALFEKYQKLAIRDQPVNAPTEQHKIKEPVKPVVTRWNSYVSCFERAVELQLAVNGYANYHIQKIETEDAYARSRNNKLPAAPDWMRSDGINAHDWQVIAEYIDVLRPLKQATKRLEGRGKSGAFGAIAEVIPVFEYLLGVYEDRLQSYEDVIHDEHTESPEDHLAINLRAALVKAREYYNKLDLSPAYYAATILHPRYKSYLDAAWADKPDWLESSNRKFQHLWAEYKSLPKPRLRPKVRHNDIDDAINSFIEPAGLTENEEDEYEAWKRSEPIASEGVDPIKYWVGLRDRYPSLSKFAIDMLSIPGSSCECERLFSELGDLLEPRRRSISPQLLAAIQCDRRWIRAGFGSGEVPVKEAISDEEMDAKYGVHKWDIS, translated from the coding sequence atgccagcaaaaagaacacgcgttaatgctctagaaatcgcgacaacttcgaagcgccctagagtcgcagcgcgtcatcgcgggactgccagccaacctgtgctagtcgatactcggccattctcaccatctccacctcctccaccgctgtcgccgcgtcaagctctcgtcgccgcgccacaagcaccaaattttgaagcgaccctccgagagtcgcgcgccgaagagacaatcatcccaccacctgagggcagcgagcatgccactgttgcagcttcaggagcagctagcgaggctgtcgacgagggtttcgtatgggtagaggacaaatacgacggctttaattggagtcgctacccaaagcactgcaagccgcccacatcactttcgaaccgagcaagctgggtatacagccatggctatcgcatcgccttgcgcagcaacgtcgcaaaagtcacgtggatctgccactattgctataagcacaagttcactactgttggccgtggcatacatgacgtctcgcagtctccatcagcgccagcacgtcatctcggagaagacaagaaaggtcatggcttgaagcctccaagtaagcgcactaccgtcgctcctcggaaagaaactctcctcgaacgcgcccttcagaagggctgctctcaggctgttgccaacgagcttaccaacttcaatatacaagagtttaggcttgcggccgtcacctggctcgtcgaaaacaacctcccactctcacaattcgaatcatcgtcttttcgcaatatgatacaattagctagcgtagaggcagaacgagccctgtgggcatcttataacagcgtctcacgatacgttatacgcctgtacaactacctgttactaaaggttgtcgcaagcctttcagaatcaatgagcaaagtccatataagctttgacggatggacgacaaaaggtggcaagcgcggttacttaggtatcgtcgcccactacgttgatagctctggcgagctcagggacttgcctattgcgctcccacaactgacaggtgcccacaccggcgaggctatggctgaggtcgtgatggcaatattcaagcagttcgaaatcactgtgggcaagctcggttacttcgtcctcgacaacgcacataacaacaacaccacgatcaacactctcgccttgcagatgggcttcagcgctactgagcgtcgccttcgctgcggtcctcatacgcttaatctcattggccagatgctactctggggtgaggagaaagagtcctacgacaacgaggagactgagcgcgtgaacgaagctgagaacatggctacttggcgaggcgatggaccattaggagtgcttctcgcggttatcaactacatcaaaacaccacaacagtacgctctttttgagaagtatcagaagctcgctattagggaccagcctgtcaacgcgccaacagaacagcacaaaatcaaggagcccgtcaagccagttgttactcgctggaactcttacgtttcgtgttttgagcgcgctgttgagttgcaattagcggttaatgggtacgccaactaccatattcagaagattgaaactgaagacgcgtacgcccgaagtcgtaacaacaagctgcctgcagcgccggattggatgaggtctgatgggatcaatgcccatgactggcaggtgattgctgagtatattgatgtgctcaggccactgaaacaagctacaaaacggcttgaaggccgcggcaaaagcggtgcttttggagcaatcgctgaggttattccagtatttgaatacttacttggagtctatgaggaccgcttgcaaagctatgaagacgtcattcacgatgagcatacagagtcacccgaagaccaccttgctatcaacctccgcgctgccctagttaaagcccgcgagtactacaacaagctcgacctctcgccagcttactatgctgctacaatccttcatcctcgctacaaaagctaccttgacgcagcgtgggcggataagcctgattggctagagagcagcaaccgcaagtttcaacatttgtgggcggagtacaaaagcttaccgaagccgcgcttacgccccaaagtcaggcacaatgatatagacgacgctatcaacagctttattgagcctgcagggcttacggagaacgaggaggatgaatatgaggcttggaaacgcagcgaaccgatcgctagcgagggcgtcgaccctataaaatactgggtaggactccgcgatcgctaccccagccttagcaaatttgctatcgacatgctatcaatcccaggctcaagctgtgagtgtgagcgcttattcagcgagctgggtgacctcctcgagccccgtcggcgcagcatttctccgcaacttctagcagcaatacagtgcgatcgacgatggataagagctggatttggcagtggtgaggtgcctgtaaaggaggctatcagcgatgaggagatggacgcgaaatacggtgtacataagtgggatattagctga
- a CDS encoding RhgB-N domain containing protein has protein sequence MRFLATFTAFLLAPAAVFAAWGYTDDGKNYVIDTGANLVVKVSKTNADMTSIKYRGVEYNGQNGKNSHVESGLAPGTVTIKQYTSPANIIKVTMKVGTLVHTLIFRYGNPNVYIFMNKKDSSITVSRYILRIPGGIFKNNVNEDTDWVPDGAAAIESGDINGLNGQTWSKHYSGKKYGRTIDYDYVGYTNANVGMYLIRSDHEKASGGPFFRSLIRRGGSGGPDLYDIYHYNMGHTDIMRLGLQGPSVLHFTDNGAAPNNNLFARKADWGWLDSLEIDGWVPASRRGAVAGVGLANMKSGFQYVVGLKSAQAQYWTIATGAWRIDKVLPGDYTLTVYKGELEVHTSTVTITAGGTATRNTITCSDPADTAVIWRIGDWDGTPKGFLNFGDTPMKPTYMHPSDSRLAKWDAGNYIIGTSTASGFPGYMWKDINNDHLVYFRLTDAQLAKGAKIRIGVTEGMAGGRPSISVGSWSAPLQGDKGQGDTRSLTVGTYRGNNYIYEYNIPASAWVQSTREYQILKISVISGKTSTGYLSPGVSFDAIDMLGA, from the exons ATGCGATTTCTCGCGACTTTCACGGCTTTTCTCCTAGCCCCGGCTGCCGTCTTCGCAGCTTGGGGCTACACTGACGACGGCAAGAATTATGTCATCGATACAGGCGCAAATCTTGTTGTCAAGGTCAGCAAGACCAACGCGGATATGACATCCATCAAGTACCGCGGCGTAGAGTACAACGGTCAGAATGGCAAGAACTCGCACGTCGAATCTGGACTTGCACCAGGCACTGTTACCATCAAGCAGTACACTTCTCCGGCCAACATCATCAAAGTCACCATGAAGGTGGGAACACTCGTACATACGCTTATCTTCCGCTATGGCAACCCGAACGTGTACATCTTCATGAACAAGAAGGACTCCAGCATCACTGTGTCTCGATACATTCTTCGTATACCTGGCGGCATCTTCAAAAACAACGTCAACGAAGACACCGACTGGGTCCCTGATGGCGCAGCGGCTATTGAATCAGGTGATATCAATGGTCTCAATGGGCAAACTTGGTCCAAGCACTACTCTGGCAAGAAGTACGGTCGGACCATCGACTACGACTATGTCGGCTACACCAACGCGAATGTTGGCATGTATCTAATCCGGTCCGACCATGAGAAGGCTTCAGGCGGACCTTTTTTCAGGAGCTTGATCAGACGTGGTGGAAGTGGCGGCCCAGATCTATACGATATCTACCATTACAACATGG GTCACACTGATATTATGCGACTCGGACTTCAAGGCCCCTCTGTGCTTCATTTCACCGACAACGGCGCTGCGCCCAACAACAACCTTTTCGCACGGAAGGCTGACTGGGGGTGGCTCGACTCTCTCGAAATTGATGGTTGGGTACCAGCTAGCCGCCGTGGTGCTGTAGCGGGTGTCGGCCTTGCTAACATGAAGAGCGGATTCCAGTATGTCGTTGGTTTGAAGAGTGCCCAGGCGCAGTACTGGACCATAGCGACTGGTGCCTGGAGAATCGACAAAGTTCTACCAGGAGACTACACCTTGACTGTGTACAAAGGC GAACTTGAAGTTCATACTAGCACAGTTACTATCACTGCGGGCGGAACAGCGACGCGAAACACCATTACATGCAGCGATCCCGCCGACACCGCTGTCATCTGGCGTATTGGTGACTGGGATGGAACCCCCAAGGGCTTTTTGAACTTCGGAGACACGCCTATGAAGCCGACTTACATGCATCCATCCGACTCACGCCTTGCTAAATGGGACGCTGGAAACTATATCATCGGCACAAGCACTGCATCTGGATTCCCCGGCTATATGTGGAAGGACATCAATAACGACCACCTTGTCTACTTCCGTCTCACCGATGCACAGCTAGCCAAGGGTGCTAAGATCAGGATCGGCGTCACTGAGGGAATGGCCGGAGGACGACCAAGTATCTCTGTAGGCAGCTGGAGCGCTCCTTTGCAGGGCGACAAGGGCCAGGGCGATACCAGGAGTTTGACCGTGGGAACTTACCGAGGCAACAACTACATCTACGAGTACAATATCCCAGCAAGTGCTTGGGTGCAGAGCACGAGAGAGTATCAGATACTGAAGATTTCGGTCATTTCTGGGAAGACTTCAACAGGTTATCTTAGTCCCGGAGTGAGCTTCGATGCGATTGACATGCTTGGGGCTTGA